The nucleotide window TCCACGTCTTCAGAGATTCTTAGACCTGGGATCAAAAGATTGTTTTCTGTCAATAATTGAGATAATACCTGAACTGTGCGGTTTCGTGTAATTTGGTCGAACTCTGTAGTGCCACGGATTGTCATCGCTTTCGGGCGCCACCAATCCACCTGTGAAGCTTTCGAAATGCTCCACTTTTCCGCCATCGGCACGAATCTCATCCAATAGCTTCATGGCAGAGAGATGATCGATGCCTGGATCAAGACCGATCTCGTTCAGAAACAGTAGATTTTTCGCTTCGACCTCCATGTTCAACGCCTTCATCTCCTTCGAGATATAGGAAGCCGTTGTCAGATGTTTCCCGAGTTCGAGGCAATCCTTCGCCACTTCGATGTGCATACTTGCAGGAAGCATACTTACCACCACATCTGCCTTGGAAACCTCCTCGCGCCTCTGTACTTCATTCAGCACATCAAACTTGATGGCACTTCCGCGCGAATGTGAACCAATCTTCTTCTGCGCCAATTCTTCCGAAATATCGCCCACGGTTATGTGCCAATCGAGCGCTTCGGCATGTTGCAGGAAATAGTCAATCAGCGTTGTGGCCGACCGCCCTGCGCCTATGACAAGAATGTTCTTCTGCATGGCCTCAAAGGTGAAAAAATCTGTTGTTTATGGGTTACGAATTACGAATGAATTCGAATATGCGAAGACAGAAATCCGAAACAACTGGGTTGTGGACCATTGACTATCGACCATCGACTATCTTCACAGCATGAAAACAGACCTGAACGAAATTGAGGCTACGCTTCGCGGGATTTTGAAATCGCACACACCGACCTTGCGTGTTCGGAAGGACGAGAAAAATGTGCTGGAAGTTTGCGGCAAAAAGGAAGTGATGCAAGGCAAGCAGAAAGTGGACGGCTTCTATTTCGGAAGTGTTGTACCTAAGCCGAAGGACATCCGATTGTACTACTTCCCTATTTACACGCACCCAACCGAGTTTGCGCCATCAGACGAACTGAAGAAATGCCTGAAGGGCAAAAGCTGTTTTCACATCAAAAAGCTAAGCCCCGAACTGGAAAAAGAGATCACCGAAATGGTGGCGAAAGGAGTTGCGTTGTATGATAAGGATGGGTTGATTTAAGAGTAATGGAAGAATTTCTAACAGTAGTTTTTGTTGGGTTCTGTGTTCTATTCATTGCTTGGATTACCTACCATCAACTAAGAATTTGGAGGTACCGTTATTTCTACAGTTATGGTAGTGAAATCAGCGAATTTCTACGTAAAAATGAATTGACTCTGATAGAGTCAAGATATCCATCCAATCTTGATTGGAAAGATGGTTGTTTTACTAAGCCCCCATCAATTAGAGTTTCCTTCTCTATAATCAGAATCAACGGAATTTCTGTTACTTGGACTGATAAGAAGTACTTAATAATCGATACTCGGAATTCAAATGGCAAAGGAATTAAGCTGTGGTTAGAGGTAGAAACCACCTATTTCCAAAAACCAATTTTAACGTTTAAGAAAGCACGAAACCGTAGGAAGTTCTTCAACTCACCACGTGTTGCTAAATCTGAGAACATAACGGTTGTAAAAGGGGTTTGTCCAGCATGCGGCTGGAAACTTGAAGGCAACGAAACTCAATGTCCCGAATGCGAATTACACTTTCAATAAACTAATACAATGAAAAACTGGATCGTATTTGCAACTGTACTTGGAGCGATAACCGTCATCCTTGGAGCCATTGGCGCACACGGTTTGCAAGGCAAATTGAGTGATGTGCAACTGAACAGTTTTGCCACAGGTGTACGGTATCAGTATTACCACATTTTCGCCATGATTTTGGCCGTTGTACTGAGCAAACAGTTTAATGTAAACCTGAAAGTTTCGCTTTGGCTTTTCGCCATTGGAACGCTGTTTTTCTCAGGTTCCATTTTCCTACTTTCCACCATTCCCATTCATGGAATGGAGGGCGTTCGAGCACTTGGCCCAATTACACCAATTGGTGGATTAATATT belongs to Flavobacteriales bacterium and includes:
- a CDS encoding DUF423 domain-containing protein — protein: MKNWIVFATVLGAITVILGAIGAHGLQGKLSDVQLNSFATGVRYQYYHIFAMILAVVLSKQFNVNLKVSLWLFAIGTLFFSGSIFLLSTIPIHGMEGVRALGPITPIGGLILVAGWLSVAIQFIRKN